From Roseibium alexandrii DFL-11, the proteins below share one genomic window:
- a CDS encoding caspase family protein: MALTLPGSLFKNTIFLAFVLILTMCGSAVGQERHALVIGNADYDSKTLNVLKNPANDAALVADSLRSAGFTVELVLNANLRTMKRSVRDFSDKLKAAPKGSLSAFYYSGHGFEAGGKNYLAPLEADLRDEVDAEFEALSVDWVLTAVESSHEGANIVILDACRNTALTRSAGGTAGGFSLLTSTPRGSFISFATAPGSTATDGAGLNSPYTAAIAREMLVPGASIETVFKRVRQQVVEATGGEQVPWDHSSLTQDIVLLPGGATQDTGAQPAAPLSADAIQVELQFWNDVKDSDDRQQIQAYLDRFPQGAFSELAKARLAQIGSGPSGDIEQLFAKIQSRSLLVENPQRPHEFYANARLREIKGDYPKARQDYLKYFAFGEPQVDPHVRFQSVLKIQEGRAGAREVYNAFSQGRRDPTTLFAEILLEEREERVRRLTAFIDAYPDFTPAYYALSQDFSAARVGQQSLADKTQELELLQKFQERVDEGRFLRYFIDQQMAAQWQEDAKTRLAALSVMNTAALSNPVKINAMRSNQGWMINLAIADRTQEIFVKLPDQDFKSTGFMANSMDPTTGRPIAYPMIELPGNAGEMDIAVKYTDIRGEEQGPFQIKFSPGLALIAGQKDILERMPNGWLSYRDYDGKRLVYFTHLISYRCAIDEVRYGLDTDAPDQTFEIGACDPDNPHAIPSSGPGSTVHATIPKPTQFISVQLTYADGTQSEVQRFDAPN; this comes from the coding sequence ATGGCCCTGACATTGCCGGGAAGTCTTTTCAAAAACACCATATTTCTGGCGTTTGTACTTATTCTGACCATGTGCGGCTCCGCAGTTGGACAGGAACGGCACGCGTTGGTCATCGGAAATGCCGATTATGACAGTAAGACGCTGAATGTGCTGAAAAATCCGGCAAATGATGCTGCGCTCGTTGCGGACAGTCTCAGATCTGCCGGGTTTACAGTGGAGCTCGTGTTGAATGCCAATCTTCGCACCATGAAACGCTCGGTGCGGGACTTTTCTGACAAACTGAAAGCAGCGCCGAAGGGCTCCTTGTCGGCATTTTATTATTCGGGGCACGGATTTGAAGCGGGTGGAAAGAATTATCTAGCGCCGCTTGAAGCGGATTTGCGGGATGAGGTTGATGCCGAGTTCGAAGCTCTTTCCGTCGACTGGGTGCTCACTGCGGTTGAGAGTTCGCATGAAGGCGCCAACATCGTCATCCTGGATGCGTGCCGTAACACAGCGCTTACACGCTCTGCGGGCGGGACGGCCGGTGGCTTCTCTCTTTTGACCAGCACGCCGCGCGGAAGCTTCATATCCTTTGCGACAGCCCCTGGCAGCACCGCAACAGACGGAGCTGGATTGAACAGCCCTTATACCGCTGCAATTGCCCGTGAAATGCTTGTTCCTGGCGCGTCGATTGAAACGGTCTTCAAGCGCGTTCGCCAGCAAGTGGTAGAAGCAACGGGCGGCGAACAGGTGCCTTGGGACCATTCATCCTTGACGCAAGACATTGTGCTGCTGCCTGGCGGAGCTACACAGGACACCGGGGCGCAACCGGCAGCGCCACTCAGCGCTGATGCCATTCAGGTCGAGCTGCAGTTCTGGAACGATGTCAAAGACTCCGATGATCGCCAGCAGATCCAGGCCTATCTGGACCGGTTCCCGCAAGGAGCGTTTTCTGAGCTTGCCAAGGCACGGCTGGCGCAGATTGGTTCAGGGCCGTCTGGGGACATCGAACAGTTGTTTGCCAAGATCCAGAGCCGGTCGTTGTTGGTCGAAAATCCGCAGCGCCCGCATGAGTTTTACGCCAATGCGCGTCTGCGTGAGATCAAAGGCGATTATCCTAAAGCCCGCCAAGATTACTTGAAGTATTTTGCTTTTGGGGAGCCTCAAGTGGACCCGCACGTCCGGTTCCAATCGGTGTTGAAAATCCAGGAGGGGCGGGCAGGCGCGCGCGAAGTCTATAACGCCTTTTCGCAAGGCCGGCGCGATCCAACGACACTCTTTGCCGAGATCTTGCTGGAAGAGCGCGAGGAACGCGTTCGCCGCTTGACCGCGTTCATTGATGCATATCCGGATTTCACACCGGCCTACTACGCTCTGAGCCAGGATTTTTCTGCGGCGCGGGTTGGTCAGCAATCGCTCGCCGACAAGACGCAGGAACTGGAGCTGTTGCAGAAATTTCAGGAACGCGTCGATGAAGGACGGTTCTTGAGGTACTTCATTGACCAGCAGATGGCGGCCCAATGGCAGGAAGATGCCAAGACACGCTTGGCCGCTTTGTCGGTCATGAACACCGCCGCCCTCAGCAATCCGGTTAAAATCAATGCCATGCGCAGCAATCAGGGATGGATGATCAATCTGGCGATCGCCGACCGCACGCAAGAGATCTTCGTCAAACTGCCGGATCAGGATTTCAAGTCGACCGGTTTCATGGCGAATTCCATGGATCCAACGACTGGCCGGCCGATCGCTTATCCGATGATCGAGCTCCCCGGGAACGCTGGCGAAATGGATATTGCGGTCAAATACACCGACATTCGCGGCGAAGAACAGGGACCATTCCAGATCAAGTTCAGTCCGGGCCTCGCCCTCATCGCAGGGCAAAAAGATATCTTGGAACGGATGCCGAATGGTTGGCTCAGCTACCGGGACTATGACGGCAAGCGGCTGGTCTATTTCACCCATTTGATCAGTTACCGGTGCGCCATTGATGAAGTGCGTTATGGATTGGATACGGATGCGCCGGATCAGACGTTTGAGATCGGTGCTTGCGATCCTGACAATCCGCATGCAATCCCTTCCAGCGGGCCTGGGTCGACCGTTCATGCGACCATTCCGAAGCCGACGCAGTTCATATCTGTGCAGTTGACTTATGCCGATGGCACGCAATCAGAAGTCCAACGATTTGATGCACCGAACTAA
- a CDS encoding adenylate/guanylate cyclase domain-containing protein, with protein MTTSSPPGRPETSFLGRWGSAVCAALLAVLIAIPVASRLDPIVGDLAVLEFMPSEQVSDTDIVIVTITEDTLASFPYRSPIDRRFLAELLVSLDAAGPAGIGIDVLFDSPSEPEKDAGLLQVLDDLATPVVLATVPASLLTEKQAAYLSSVVERRQPGSVILQRDDADGILRHLPVNDGETPLFTEALANQRFEKTPFDSRILYPALSADDAGPFPRYPAHTVAFLPQDWFSGKYVLIGTDLPGTDRHATPLASLQGVQAGNLPGIEIHAHVLAQLLSGRALAVPTFAQSIGLLVLFAGVSALVFTIFRQPKVFFTGFVICLSIYGVVAWGLMQAGTALLPVLGPVTAASASVFLLALVRWRQDRLERAFVVSAFEKYVSPEVVRRLATGEVELALGGEKRLVTYVFTDLAGFTTLSEELPPDRVAEILNGYLDEVCDVVFRHGATLDKLIGDAVVCFLGAPEDDPAQAKNAVALAVELDQTAEQYRKSLLEQGVSLGVTRIGAHCGDAVIGNFGGHRFFDYTGIGDTVNTAARLEGANKYLGSRICVSQTVLERFEVNTDFVFRPLGEVVLKGRQQTLGCFEPSPKGVSEETWFQDYITGYDQLNEDTEVAKTLFERVLAIKSDDGPSRFHLDRLEKGLSGTKVVLSEK; from the coding sequence ATGACAACCTCGTCGCCGCCCGGCAGACCTGAAACCAGTTTTCTGGGGCGATGGGGCAGTGCAGTTTGCGCAGCGCTGCTTGCAGTGCTGATTGCGATACCGGTTGCCAGCCGGCTAGACCCGATAGTTGGCGACCTTGCCGTCTTGGAGTTCATGCCCAGCGAGCAAGTCTCCGATACGGATATTGTGATTGTTACGATCACAGAAGATACGTTGGCCTCTTTCCCTTACCGCTCTCCAATAGACCGCAGGTTTCTGGCCGAATTGCTGGTCTCCCTCGATGCGGCTGGACCGGCAGGGATTGGCATCGACGTGCTGTTTGACAGCCCGAGCGAACCGGAAAAAGACGCCGGGCTTCTTCAGGTCCTGGATGACTTGGCGACACCAGTTGTGTTGGCGACGGTCCCCGCCAGTCTTCTGACGGAAAAACAAGCTGCTTATCTGTCTTCCGTAGTGGAACGCCGGCAACCAGGGTCTGTGATTTTGCAGAGAGACGATGCAGATGGCATTCTGCGACATCTGCCCGTCAATGATGGCGAGACACCGCTATTCACCGAAGCGCTTGCAAATCAGCGTTTTGAAAAGACGCCTTTTGACAGCCGGATCCTTTATCCAGCGCTTTCGGCTGATGACGCAGGGCCGTTCCCGCGCTACCCCGCCCATACCGTCGCCTTTCTTCCTCAAGACTGGTTTTCCGGCAAATATGTTCTGATTGGAACGGATCTTCCGGGCACGGACCGCCATGCGACGCCTTTGGCCTCCCTTCAGGGCGTCCAGGCTGGAAATCTGCCAGGCATTGAGATCCATGCTCATGTGCTGGCGCAGTTGTTGTCCGGACGCGCGCTTGCGGTTCCAACCTTTGCGCAGTCAATAGGATTGCTTGTCCTTTTCGCCGGCGTTTCGGCTCTTGTTTTTACAATTTTCCGGCAGCCAAAGGTGTTTTTCACAGGTTTCGTGATTTGCCTCAGTATTTACGGGGTGGTGGCATGGGGATTGATGCAGGCGGGGACCGCTTTGCTCCCGGTTCTCGGCCCTGTGACCGCAGCATCGGCAAGTGTTTTCCTGCTGGCTCTTGTGCGATGGCGGCAGGACCGGCTGGAGCGTGCGTTCGTGGTGTCGGCTTTTGAGAAATACGTCAGTCCGGAAGTCGTTAGACGTTTGGCGACGGGTGAGGTTGAACTTGCCTTGGGCGGCGAGAAGCGCTTGGTCACGTACGTTTTTACCGACCTGGCTGGGTTCACGACCCTTTCTGAGGAGTTGCCGCCTGATCGCGTCGCAGAAATCCTGAATGGATATCTTGATGAAGTCTGTGACGTGGTTTTCCGCCACGGTGCAACGCTCGACAAGCTCATTGGTGACGCGGTTGTCTGCTTCCTGGGCGCACCCGAAGACGATCCTGCGCAAGCAAAAAACGCCGTTGCCCTTGCTGTCGAGCTTGATCAGACGGCGGAACAGTACCGGAAATCCTTGTTGGAGCAGGGGGTGTCGTTGGGCGTGACCCGCATCGGGGCGCATTGCGGCGATGCGGTGATCGGGAATTTCGGTGGTCACCGTTTCTTCGATTACACGGGGATTGGAGATACGGTGAACACGGCGGCACGATTGGAAGGCGCCAACAAATATCTGGGCTCTCGCATCTGTGTTAGTCAGACTGTTCTGGAGCGGTTTGAAGTGAATACTGATTTTGTCTTCCGGCCCCTCGGCGAAGTTGTCCTGAAGGGGAGGCAGCAGACCCTTGGCTGTTTCGAACCAAGTCCAAAAGGCGTCTCCGAGGAAACCTGGTTTCAGGATTACATCACTGGTTATGATCAGCTGAACGAAGATACAGAGGTTGCAAAAACACTTTTTGAACGGGTTTTGGCTATCAAGTCAGATGATGGGCCGTCCCGGTTTCATTTGGACCGGCTGGAAAAAGGGCTGTCCGGCACGAAGGTTGTCTTGTCGGAGAAGTGA
- a CDS encoding PAS-domain containing protein, whose protein sequence is MNRDGLLESVLSSMIQGVAVFDEDLKLLAWNQKFRDMRHYPDELVFEGQSVEALIRFDAEHGEFGPGDVDEIVRGLMQKVRYFEEHAFERARPDGSYMEVKGGPLPGGGFVSTYSDITERVAARHQLLRQMEELKEARQATLDMMEKAEANRKRAEELREKAESATKAKDMFLAAMSHEIRTPMNGVVGMIDLLTHTDLDDEQMQMAATVRDSAFALLTIINDILDFSKIEAGKMDLEMIPMSILDVVEGVGETMGPNACAKVLDFIAYCDPRIPAEVAGDQVRLRQILFNLLGNAVKFTEAGQVTLRVDMNEISEGQATVRYQVQDHGIGMTPEQTANLFQPFQQADVSTTRRFGGTGLGLTIVRRLVDMMGGTIDVESVPGDGSTFTVTLTHEIVEEAGVETGHDLAGVKVLALVPDDPTRWTLIETYLGCSGASVDLVSEPELLLQSAIEAHEKSAPYDTVLLGLGYEETARADLRERFRADDHLKQTRFLVERRMADLGTPLELPDTTVVPATPLTRRNLLNALCVAMGRASPSAIRHAPSVEAGGCIAPSADEAMANGELVLVIEDNKTNQDVIQRQLRLLGYQCEIAEDGEAGLATMRSGRFGVVLSDVHMPKLDGLEMTRQFRAHETNGSTRVPIIAITANALQGEADRCLEAGMDDFLPKPLEMKKLKEMLKRWLPHAAVNRVEAPAEIGCEDGKEAAAVVSPMNTVERAPIDLSPLEEIFGDDRETINEVLTDFVDPAWHVVGEIADAVEAQDAAAVGAAGHKLKSSARAVGANELADLSLNLEKAGKSDDWAAINVEFPKLRPIMQQIADHIADL, encoded by the coding sequence ATGAACAGGGACGGACTGCTCGAAAGCGTACTCTCCAGCATGATCCAGGGCGTTGCTGTGTTCGACGAGGATCTGAAGCTTCTTGCTTGGAACCAGAAATTCCGCGACATGCGCCATTACCCCGATGAGCTGGTCTTCGAAGGCCAAAGCGTTGAAGCTCTCATTCGTTTTGACGCCGAACACGGTGAGTTTGGGCCGGGAGATGTGGACGAGATCGTCCGGGGTTTGATGCAGAAAGTGCGGTATTTCGAGGAACACGCCTTTGAACGCGCCCGCCCGGACGGCAGCTACATGGAGGTCAAGGGTGGCCCGCTGCCAGGCGGTGGGTTTGTTAGCACCTATTCCGACATCACAGAACGGGTTGCGGCTCGCCATCAGCTTCTTCGGCAAATGGAAGAGCTGAAAGAGGCGCGTCAGGCCACACTGGACATGATGGAAAAGGCCGAGGCGAACCGTAAGCGTGCCGAAGAGTTACGGGAAAAGGCCGAAAGTGCCACCAAGGCCAAGGACATGTTTCTGGCTGCCATGAGCCACGAAATCCGCACGCCCATGAATGGTGTTGTCGGCATGATTGATCTGTTGACGCATACCGATCTCGACGACGAACAGATGCAAATGGCCGCGACTGTCCGGGACTCTGCCTTTGCGCTTCTGACCATCATTAATGACATCCTCGATTTCTCCAAGATCGAGGCCGGCAAGATGGACCTGGAAATGATCCCCATGTCCATTCTTGATGTTGTGGAGGGCGTCGGTGAAACTATGGGGCCGAACGCCTGTGCAAAAGTGCTCGATTTCATCGCCTATTGCGATCCGAGGATCCCGGCTGAAGTTGCAGGAGATCAGGTCCGGCTGCGCCAGATCCTGTTTAACCTCCTCGGCAATGCGGTGAAGTTTACTGAGGCCGGCCAGGTCACGCTTCGGGTCGATATGAATGAGATTTCAGAAGGACAAGCTACCGTCCGGTATCAAGTGCAAGATCACGGGATCGGTATGACCCCGGAACAGACGGCAAACCTCTTCCAACCATTTCAGCAGGCCGATGTGTCCACCACCCGCCGGTTCGGCGGCACGGGCCTGGGGCTCACCATTGTGCGGCGCTTGGTTGACATGATGGGTGGAACAATCGACGTGGAGAGTGTTCCAGGGGACGGCAGCACCTTCACGGTCACGTTGACACACGAGATCGTTGAAGAGGCAGGTGTCGAAACCGGCCATGATCTGGCGGGTGTGAAGGTTCTGGCACTCGTGCCTGATGACCCGACCAGGTGGACCCTTATTGAGACGTACCTTGGCTGCTCTGGTGCTTCTGTTGATCTAGTAAGTGAACCGGAGCTTCTGCTTCAAAGCGCAATTGAGGCGCATGAAAAGTCGGCTCCATACGACACTGTCCTGTTAGGTCTCGGGTATGAGGAAACGGCAAGAGCGGATCTCCGGGAGCGTTTCCGCGCCGATGATCATCTCAAGCAGACGCGGTTCTTGGTCGAACGCCGGATGGCCGATCTTGGAACGCCGCTTGAGTTGCCGGATACGACAGTGGTGCCAGCTACACCGCTCACGCGCCGAAACTTGCTGAATGCCCTCTGTGTTGCGATGGGTAGGGCATCACCCAGTGCCATCAGACATGCTCCCTCTGTCGAGGCGGGCGGATGTATCGCGCCGAGCGCAGACGAAGCTATGGCAAACGGTGAATTGGTTCTGGTGATTGAGGACAACAAGACAAACCAGGATGTCATCCAGCGGCAGTTGCGTCTTCTAGGGTATCAATGCGAGATCGCTGAAGACGGCGAAGCCGGGCTGGCAACTATGCGATCCGGCCGCTTTGGCGTTGTTCTGTCGGACGTGCACATGCCGAAGTTGGACGGGTTGGAAATGACGCGGCAGTTCCGTGCGCACGAGACCAACGGTTCAACCCGGGTTCCGATCATTGCCATCACCGCCAATGCCCTTCAAGGAGAAGCCGACCGGTGTCTCGAAGCGGGGATGGATGATTTTCTCCCGAAACCCCTTGAGATGAAAAAGCTCAAGGAAATGCTGAAGCGCTGGCTGCCGCATGCAGCGGTCAATCGCGTTGAAGCGCCCGCGGAAATTGGCTGTGAAGACGGAAAAGAAGCCGCCGCCGTCGTTTCACCAATGAACACCGTCGAACGTGCGCCGATTGATCTGTCGCCCCTGGAAGAGATCTTTGGCGATGACCGCGAGACGATAAATGAGGTTTTGACTGATTTTGTTGATCCGGCGTGGCATGTTGTTGGAGAAATTGCAGACGCAGTTGAAGCACAGGATGCGGCCGCAGTTGGCGCGGCCGGCCATAAACTTAAATCCTCTGCGCGGGCCGTCGGCGCCAATGAACTCGCTGATCTCAGTTTGAACCTGGAGAAGGCCGGAAAATCCGACGATTGGGCCGCCATTAACGTGGAGTTTCCAAAGCTTCGGCCAATAATGCAGCAGATTGCGGACCACATTGCCGACCTTTGA
- a CDS encoding EAL domain-containing response regulator, whose translation MPTFDENWTLDMGMAKVLIVDDDPFITTLTTKILTRIGYDTVLSAEDGAKGLDAVEAHTPDVILCDLNMPGMDGLEFLRHLAERDAPCAIILVSGEDKRILQTATQLAEAHRLKVLGAIQKPIKPDPLKALLDKHVAQQSATRRGPIESLTLETLKAGLESGAIDVFFQPKVAVPDRKLIGVEALVRWRGEDGKLIPPIAFVPVIEEHGLIDEMTRQVFEKSMVASAAWQKKGLDIKVAVNFSVDSLTRYEVFDLVIAAIAKEGIDPHSVIIEVTESRIMEDVAAPLEILTRLRMKGVGLAIDDYGTGASSMQQLKRIPFTELKIDRAFVDGAPQDEEARAMLESSVSLAKKLGLSTVAEGVETQAEWDLIAELGVDVVQGYFIAKPMPSDELLAWARQNGDLAS comes from the coding sequence TTGCCGACCTTTGACGAGAACTGGACCCTTGATATGGGCATGGCCAAGGTTTTGATCGTAGATGATGACCCGTTCATCACGACCTTAACGACCAAGATACTAACCAGAATTGGATACGACACGGTCCTATCGGCGGAGGATGGTGCCAAGGGTTTGGACGCTGTTGAAGCCCATACACCCGACGTCATTCTCTGCGACCTGAACATGCCGGGCATGGATGGTCTAGAGTTTCTGCGCCACCTTGCCGAACGGGATGCGCCCTGCGCGATCATTCTCGTGAGCGGCGAGGACAAACGGATACTTCAGACAGCAACACAACTTGCCGAGGCGCATCGCCTAAAAGTTCTTGGGGCCATTCAAAAGCCGATCAAACCCGACCCGCTGAAAGCCTTGCTCGACAAACATGTTGCCCAACAATCCGCTACGAGGCGCGGGCCGATTGAAAGTCTCACGCTTGAGACGCTCAAGGCCGGGCTGGAAAGCGGAGCGATAGATGTCTTTTTCCAGCCTAAGGTCGCAGTACCGGACCGGAAACTGATCGGTGTTGAAGCATTGGTCCGATGGCGCGGTGAAGATGGAAAGCTGATCCCACCGATTGCGTTTGTTCCGGTGATTGAGGAACACGGTCTCATTGACGAAATGACGCGTCAGGTGTTCGAGAAATCAATGGTCGCCTCTGCTGCCTGGCAAAAAAAGGGGCTCGACATCAAGGTGGCGGTGAATTTTTCCGTCGACTCCTTGACGCGTTACGAGGTGTTCGATCTGGTCATCGCTGCCATCGCAAAAGAAGGCATCGATCCGCATTCCGTCATCATCGAGGTGACCGAAAGCCGGATAATGGAGGATGTCGCTGCACCGCTCGAGATCCTTACACGTTTGAGGATGAAGGGCGTTGGACTTGCCATTGACGACTACGGCACCGGTGCTTCGTCAATGCAGCAGTTGAAACGCATCCCGTTCACAGAGCTGAAGATCGACCGGGCATTCGTCGATGGCGCCCCCCAAGACGAAGAAGCCCGCGCAATGCTCGAATCCAGCGTGTCGCTGGCTAAGAAGCTGGGTCTCTCCACGGTCGCAGAAGGTGTCGAAACACAGGCGGAATGGGATCTCATTGCCGAGTTGGGTGTCGACGTCGTTCAGGGCTATTTCATCGCCAAGCCGATGCCATCCGACGAACTCTTGGCATGGGCGCGCCAGAATGGCGATCTCGCCAGCTGA
- a CDS encoding ABC transporter ATP-binding protein, translating to MTALSLKNIYKSFGAVEVLKDINIEVEEGEFVVFVGPSGCGKSTLLRIIAGLEDATSGEVNIGGNVVNTTPPSKRGIAMVFQSYALYPHLNVRGNMSLALKQEGHSKAEISSRITEASRMLNLEDYLDRYPSELSGGQRQRVAIGRAIVRQPKLFLFDEPLSNLDAALRMNTRLEIANLHQQLGTSIVYVTHDQTEAMTLADKIVVLRAGRVEQIGSPMELYNNPINQFVAGFLGSPSMNFLSAETVTPGDTRTLGIRPEDLVLSAEGPIEATVQHVEHLGGDTNVIAMTGDKQITARFFGQHDIPAGQQVALGFAQEKARYFDANGMRQA from the coding sequence ATGACCGCTCTTTCTCTCAAGAATATCTACAAGTCCTTTGGGGCTGTTGAGGTTCTCAAGGACATCAACATTGAGGTCGAGGAAGGCGAGTTCGTTGTCTTTGTCGGCCCGTCTGGTTGCGGTAAGTCCACCCTGCTCCGGATTATCGCCGGATTGGAAGACGCCACCTCAGGCGAGGTGAACATCGGCGGGAATGTCGTCAACACCACCCCGCCTTCGAAGCGCGGGATTGCCATGGTGTTCCAGAGTTATGCGCTTTATCCGCACCTCAACGTGCGCGGGAACATGTCTCTTGCCTTGAAGCAGGAAGGCCATAGCAAGGCAGAGATCTCGAGCCGCATTACGGAAGCCAGCCGGATGCTCAATCTGGAAGACTATCTCGACCGGTATCCGTCAGAGCTTTCCGGCGGCCAGCGTCAGCGTGTGGCGATCGGCCGGGCGATTGTCCGCCAGCCGAAGTTGTTCCTCTTTGATGAACCGCTTTCAAACCTTGATGCTGCACTGCGGATGAACACGCGGCTGGAGATTGCCAACCTGCACCAGCAGCTCGGCACCTCGATCGTTTATGTGACACACGACCAGACCGAAGCAATGACACTTGCCGACAAGATTGTCGTACTCCGGGCCGGACGCGTGGAACAGATCGGCAGCCCGATGGAGCTCTACAACAACCCGATCAACCAGTTCGTGGCAGGTTTCCTTGGATCTCCTTCGATGAACTTCCTGTCGGCAGAAACAGTGACACCCGGCGACACCCGGACGCTCGGGATACGGCCGGAAGATCTGGTTCTGTCCGCAGAGGGCCCGATCGAGGCGACAGTTCAGCATGTCGAGCATCTCGGCGGGGACACCAACGTCATCGCCATGACCGGGGACAAACAGATCACCGCACGGTTCTTTGGACAGCATGACATACCGGCAGGCCAGCAGGTCGCACTGGGGTTTGCACAAGAAAAAGCCCGTTATTTCGACGCGAACGGCATGCGCCAAGCGTAA
- a CDS encoding Gfo/Idh/MocA family protein produces MISAVIAGLGNMGLSHALALHKDPGVQIVGLVNRSPVALPEELQPYPRLNSFSEGLELKPDLVVIATYSDSHADYACAAMEAGAHVFVEKPLATTVSDAERVVAKANETGRKLVVGYILRHHPSWVRLIEEARGLGGPFVFRLNLNQQSSGAEWATHKALMQNTSPIVDCGVHYVDVMCQITDGKPLRVHGMGVRLSDEIAEDMYNYGQFQVVFDDGSVGWYEAGWGPMMSETAFFVKDIVSPNGSVSITDGNKGASADIDGHTKVGSILVHRPDGDESIELPDEPGHQELCDAEQAYMVRAITENIDLTRHMQDAVQSLAICLAADESIRIGQPITLGTAQ; encoded by the coding sequence ATGATCAGTGCTGTCATTGCGGGCCTCGGCAACATGGGCCTGTCCCACGCGCTCGCTCTTCACAAAGATCCCGGTGTGCAAATCGTTGGCCTCGTCAACCGCTCTCCCGTCGCACTTCCCGAGGAACTGCAGCCCTACCCGCGCCTGAACAGCTTCTCAGAAGGACTGGAACTGAAACCGGATCTCGTCGTGATTGCCACCTACTCCGACAGTCACGCAGACTATGCCTGTGCGGCAATGGAAGCCGGGGCGCATGTATTCGTCGAAAAACCTTTGGCCACGACGGTGTCCGATGCCGAGCGGGTTGTTGCCAAAGCGAATGAGACAGGCCGTAAGCTGGTGGTCGGTTATATCCTGCGCCACCACCCATCCTGGGTCCGCCTGATTGAGGAAGCGCGCGGCCTCGGCGGCCCCTTTGTCTTCCGCCTCAATCTCAATCAGCAGTCTTCCGGCGCGGAATGGGCAACCCACAAGGCCTTGATGCAAAACACCAGTCCGATCGTGGATTGCGGCGTGCATTATGTCGATGTCATGTGCCAGATCACCGACGGTAAACCGCTTCGGGTCCATGGCATGGGCGTAAGGCTCTCTGATGAAATCGCCGAGGACATGTATAATTATGGGCAGTTTCAGGTTGTCTTCGACGACGGATCCGTTGGCTGGTATGAAGCTGGCTGGGGACCGATGATGTCGGAAACCGCCTTCTTTGTGAAAGACATCGTCTCACCGAACGGCTCAGTCTCCATTACTGACGGCAACAAGGGCGCTTCCGCAGATATTGACGGGCACACCAAGGTTGGAAGCATTCTCGTGCACCGGCCAGACGGGGATGAGTCCATCGAACTGCCTGATGAACCCGGCCACCAGGAGCTTTGCGATGCTGAGCAAGCCTACATGGTGCGTGCCATTACAGAAAACATCGACCTGACACGTCACATGCAGGACGCCGTTCAATCCCTCGCCATTTGCCTTGCGGCGGACGAAAGCATCCGCATCGGCCAACCGATCACGTTAGGAACAGCGCAATGA
- a CDS encoding carbohydrate ABC transporter permease, with the protein MNQARTSPFNAMAMHGALILYTLIALFPVFIILINSFKSRKFIFREPLALPNAESFSMIGYQTVMKQGDFFLYFQNSMIVTVASLFFILLFGAMAAFALSEYRFRGNMILGLYLALGIMVPIRIGTVAILEMMVSTGLVNTLWALILVYTAQGLPLAVFILTEFMRQVSDDLKNAARVDGLSEYTIFFRLVLPLVRPALATVAVFNMIPIWNDLWFPLILAPAEETKTLTLGSQVFIGQFVTDWNAVLSALSMAILPVLILYVIFSRQLIRGLTSGAVK; encoded by the coding sequence ATGAACCAGGCCCGCACTAGTCCCTTCAACGCGATGGCCATGCACGGCGCGTTGATCCTTTACACGCTGATCGCCCTGTTTCCCGTATTCATCATCCTGATAAACAGTTTCAAAAGCCGGAAATTCATCTTCAGGGAGCCACTGGCCCTGCCAAACGCCGAGAGTTTTTCAATGATCGGCTACCAGACGGTCATGAAACAGGGGGACTTCTTTCTCTACTTTCAGAACTCGATGATCGTCACCGTGGCATCACTGTTCTTCATTCTGCTTTTCGGTGCGATGGCCGCATTTGCCCTCAGTGAATACCGGTTCCGCGGCAACATGATCCTTGGCCTCTATTTGGCGCTTGGCATCATGGTCCCGATCCGGATCGGGACTGTTGCCATCCTTGAAATGATGGTCTCAACCGGGCTGGTCAACACACTCTGGGCATTGATACTTGTGTACACCGCGCAAGGTTTGCCGCTTGCCGTCTTCATTCTGACGGAGTTCATGCGTCAGGTCTCGGACGACCTGAAAAATGCTGCTCGTGTCGATGGCCTTAGCGAATACACGATCTTCTTCCGGCTGGTGTTGCCGCTGGTCCGGCCGGCCTTGGCAACGGTCGCGGTGTTCAACATGATCCCGATCTGGAATGATCTCTGGTTCCCCTTGATCCTCGCGCCTGCGGAGGAAACCAAGACGCTGACACTCGGCAGCCAAGTGTTCATCGGACAGTTCGTGACCGACTGGAACGCGGTACTCTCCGCCCTTTCCATGGCAATCCTTCCGGTGCTGATCCTCTATGTGATCTTCTCTCGCCAATTAATCCGCGGCTTAACATCTGGAGCAGTCAAATGA